CCCGGCGCTCGGGGTTGTCGGCAGCATGCAGGCGCTCGAAGCCATCCGCTTTCTACTCGGCCAGCAGCCCGCCAGCTTGGCGCGTTTGCACTTGTTCGAGGCGCAGACCCTGGAGTTGCGACCGCTACAATTGCAGAGTGATAATGGCTGCCCGGTGTGCAGCAAAGAATAATGACGTCTGTGAAACGACTGGTCTGGATATACGCCCTGCTGGTGACTGCGGCGCTGCTGATGGCCTGTTCCCGCGGCGATGCGGCGCCAGAGCCTCGCGCGCAGGCGCAGGGTGATGGAGACGCCGGGCCGACGGCAGCCGCGGAGATCCGCCAGGTCTACTGGCGCACCTGCCACAGTTGCCACGGCGCCGGGGTGGGCGGGGCACCGCGCGCCGGCGATGCCGCCGCCTGGGCGCCGCGCCTGGCGCAGGGCATGGATACGCTGGTGGATCACGCCGTACATGGTTACCGCGCCATGCCGCCGCGCGGGCTCTGTTTCGATTGCAGTGAAGCGGAATTTGCGGCGCTGATCACGTTGATGTCGAACGGTGCGGAGATCGCCGCGCCGGAGTGACTCGTACGGTGGGGGGCAGATCTGAACGCAGGAGAGTGCCCGTGAGATTTCCCTTTACCGCCCGCCAGACCCGGCCCGCCCTGATGATTTTCCTCTGCGCCGTGTTTCAGCCGCTGTGGGCCGCCGAGCCGCAGTCTGCTGCCCCGGCGCAGAAGTCCCTGCCCAACCGGCTGAATCTCAGCGAGTGGGAGGTGCCCTGGCGCGGCCGCCCCCGGGACCCCTATGTGGGCGCTGACGGCGATATCTGGTTCTGCGGTCAGTCCGGTAATTATCTCGGCCGTTTCGGCCCCAAGAGCGGTATTTTCAAGAAGTTCAAGCTCCCCGAAGGGGCGCACCCGCACAGCCTGGTGGTGGATGTAAAAAACCGGGTCTGGTATGCCGGCAACCGGTCGGCGCATATCGGCCGCCTCGATCCGGATACCGGCAAGATCAAGCAGTTCAAGTTGCCGGCGGAGCTCCGCGATCCGCACACGCTGGTATTCAACAAAGTCGGCAATATCTGGTTCACGGCGCAGAACAGCAATCGTATCGGCCTGCTGGATACGAAAACCGGCAAGGTGCTGTCGGTGGCGCCAGCCACCGCAGGTGCGCGTCCCTACGGTATCAAGCTCGATGCCGAAGAGCGGCCCTGGGTGGCACTGTTCGGCACCAACAAACTCGCCCATATCGATCCGGAAACCATGGCGTTGCGGGAAGTCGAGTTGCCGCGCGCCGACGCGCGCCCGCGCCGCCTGGAGATCGATCGCAGCGGTAATGTCTGGTACGTGGATTACGCCGAGGGTTACCTCGGCCGCTATGTGCCCACCACCGGCGCCTTTACCGAGTGGCGCCTGCCGGGGGAGTCACCGCGCCCCTACGGCACTGCCCTCGACGATCACGGGCGCCTGTGGATCGCCGATACCGGCGTCATTCCCAACCGCATTCTGGGTTTCGATACGGCCACGGAAAAGTTCTTCAGCGCGAGCCCGGTGCCGAGCGGTGGCAATATCCGCTATATGTATTTCGACCCGAAAGGCGGCAGTTTCTGGTTTGGCGTGGATAGCGGCTTTCTGGCCCAGGGGCAGCCGCGGAAATGAGTCGTGCGGTGTTACGTCAATAGATATTTTTTATCAGGCTGTTTGGTCAGATAAACTTTAAATCTGACTCTCCGGCATTACTATAGGATCCAGTGAATCCGGTGTTTTGCCGGGATTCGATTTTCTTTGTCCAACGAAACGAGGCTGAGTATGAGCAAGATCGACATCGGTATCGATACCAAGGATCGCGAGACCATTGCCGGGGGCTTGAAGCGCCTGCTCGCCGACAGCTACACGCTTTACCTGCAGACACACAACTTCCACTGGAATGTCACCGGCCCGCTGTTTCGTGAATTGCACCTGATGTTCGAGGAACAGTACACCGAGTTGGCCGAAGCGGTGGACGATATCGCCGAGCGCATCCGTACCCTCGGTGTACCGGCGCCGGGAACCTACCAGGCATTTGCACAACTCAGCTCGATTGAGGAAGTGGTGGAAATTCCCGAAGCGAAAAAAATGGTCGAGATTCTTACCCACGGCCACGAGCAGGTGGTAAAAACCTGCCGTCATGTGCTGAAAGAAGCCCAGCAGGGCGACGATGAATCCACCGTCGCGCTGGTATCCGACCGGATGCGCGTGCATGAGAAAACGGCCTGGATGCTGCGGGCCATGTCCCAGTAATGGATTGGGCCAGCCATCGAATGACGTGCGGCGCCGGAGGGCGCCGCACTCGTTTGGCACCTTGTGTTGCGTGGCGGCTCCTTTTATCCTGCCAGACCGATAGGCAGTAACGACACATAATAATAATCCTATGTCCCACCACATCATTATCGGCGGCGGCCACAACGGTCTGGTCTGCGCCTGTTATCTGGCCCGCGCGGGCAAAAAAGTCACGGTTCTGGAACGGCGCTCCATCGTTGGCGGCGCGGCGGTTACCGAGGAGTTTCACCCCGGGTTCCGCAATTCCGTGGCCAGTTATACCGTCAGCCTGCTGAACCCGAAGATCATCGACGACCTGCACCTGCACGAGCACGGCCTGCAGGTGAAACTGCGGCCGCAATCAAATTTCTTCCCGCTCTCGGACAGCGACAGCCTGTCCTTCCAGCGCGATTTTGCCGAGACGCAGAGGGAGGTCGCACGCTTTTCCGCGGCGGATGCCGCCGCCCTGCCGGATTTCTACGCGATGCTGGAAACGGTGGCGGATGTGCTGCGCGAGGAACTGCTGCGCACGCCGCCGAATGTCGGCGGCGGCCTCGCGGATCTGGTGCGCGCCGGCAGTTTCGGTCTGCGGGCGAAAAAACTGAGCATGGCCCAGCGGCGCGACGCGCTGGACCTGTTTACCAAAAGCGCCACCGACGTGCTGGATGCCTGGTTTGAAAATGACCACGTGAAGGCCGCCTTCGCTTTCGACTCCATTGTCGGCAACTATGCCGCGCCGAGCACGCCGGGCTCTGCCTATGTGCTGCTGCACCACGTATTCGGCGAGGTCAACGGCGAGAAGGGCGCCTGGGGCCACGCCATCGGCGGCATGGGTGCCATTACCCAGGCCATGCTGAAAGAGGCCTTGCGCCTGGGTGTGGAGGTGCGCACCGAGGCCGAAGTGGAGGAAGTACTGGTCGAGGGCGGGCGCGCGGTTGGCGTGCGCCTCACCGGCGGCGAGCGCCTTGCCGGCGACCGGGTGATCGCCAACGTGGGGCCCAAGCTGCTGTTTACGCAACTGGTCGGCGACGAGTACCTGAGCGGCGAATTCCGCCGCCGCGTGCGCGGTTACAAGGTGGGATCCGGGACTTTCCGTATGAATGTGGCCCTGTCCGAACTGCCGGATTTCAACTGCCGCCCCGGTACCCGGCTGCAGCCCCACCACCAGTCCGGCATCGTCATCGGGCCGACCATGGACTATCTGGAACAGGCCTACCTGGATGCCAAACAGTTCGGCTGGTCGCGCCAGCCCATCGTCGAGATACTGATTCCGTCGACCGTGGACGACTCCCTGGCACCGCCGGGGCAGCACGTGGCGAGCCTCTTCTGCCAGCAGTTCGCGCCGCAGTTGGCCTCTTCATTGGGTGAGGGCGCCAGCTGGGACGACCAGCGCGAGGCGGCCGCGGACACCATCATCGACACCGTGACCCGCTACGCGCCCAATTTCAGGGATGCGGTCATCGCCCGGCAGATCCACTCACCGCTGGACCTGGAGCGCAAGTTCGGGCTCATGGGCGGCGATATCTTCCACGGTGCCCTGGGCCTGGACCAGCTGTGGTGCAACCGGCCATTGATGGGCCACGCCGACTACCGCACACCCATCAGCGGCCTGTATATCTGCGGTTCCGGCACCCATCCCGGTGGCGGCGTGACCGGCGTGCCGGGACACAATGCGGCGCGGGAGATACTCCGGGACCGCTGAATTCCGTATTGCTATTGCCTGATGCGCTGGCCCGAGTGGGCAGCGCATCAATTCGAGGTCGACGCCGAAGAGGGCGAACCATAACGGTTCGCCCTTTTTATTTGGCAACTCGATTCTCCACACCGGCTCAACTCTCCACACCTGAACAGGCTTGCAATTTTTCACTGTGTACCGCACAGTATATGCTGTGCAACACACAGTATAGGAGAACGGGGTGACCCTGGCACCGGATCGGCTGGACAAACTGGTGATGGAAATGCGCCGCGGGATGTTGATCCTGGCGGTGCTGCGGGCGCTGGTCAGGCCACATTACGGCTATTCCCTGCGCAAACAGCTCAGCGCCATCGGACTCGAGATTGACGAGGGCACGCTCTACCCGCTGCTGCGGCGTCTTGAGGGGCAGGGCTTGTTGGTGAGCCGCTGGGAGCAGGAAGACGGCCGCAAGCGGCGCGTCTACTGCATTGGCGCCGACGGGCTCACCGCGCTGCAGCGGATGGGGGATGAATGGCAGAAGCTCAACGGTGTTCTGGAGCAACTGGCGGAAAAATCTTAGGAGAGGGAAGCGAAAATGGATTGGATTCAGCGTTATGTCGACAATGTAAAAACCTATCTGCCCGGCGCGCAGCGCGAGGATATTGGCAGTGAGCTGCAAGCCAACCTGCACGACCAGCGCGATGACCTCGCCGCGAGCCTGGGGCGGGCGCCCACGGAAGCGGAAGTACTGGCGCTGCTGAAAGAGAAGGGCCACCCGATGGCGGTGGCGGCGGCCTACCAACCGCGACGGGTGCTGGTCGGCGAGGCGCTGTTTCCGCTCTACAGCCTGGTACTGAAATGGGTACTGCTGGCGGTGATGATCGCCAACGGTGTTGTCGCGCTGCTCGGCCTGATTGGCCAGAGTGAGCCGGCGTTCAGCCGTGTCGCCCTGCAGTGGCTGGGCGGCACCTACGAGAGCGGCTTGCAGAGTTTTGCCTGGATCACCCTGTTCTTCTATCTGGCCGGGGAGGGCGTCGGCTACCGCGATGTGTTTGGCAAGTGGGATCCGCGCAAGCTGCCGCGCGTCGCCGCCGGTGGCAAGCGTATCAGCCAGTTCGAGAGTGCCGCGCAGCTGGTGGCGATGGTATTGCTGATGGGCTGGCTCAATGACTTCTTCACGCCGGCGGCGCCGGCAATCGGCAGCGCCAGTTTCGTACTCGGCGACGCCCTGCGCGGACTGCTGCCGTGGCTGAACCTGGGGATCGGCGTGAGCATTACCATGGCGCTGGTCAAACTGGTATGGCCCTTCTGGACGCCGCGCAAGCTGCTGCTGGACAGCGCCGTCCACGTTTACTGGCTGATGCTGCTGGTGCCGCTGTTTGCGCTCGACACGGTGTTCAGCGTGCACTGGGACGGCGGTCAGTGGGAGATGCCAGAGGGCACCTGGCAGGCAATTATCGCTGCCGACTTTGCCATCCTCGCCTTTGAACTGGGGCGGAACTGCCTGCGCTTGCGGCGCAGCAGCGCCCGCTAACCCGCGATCAGCGACAAAAATGCCGCCGCCGGCGCCGACAGGGCGCCGCGACTCTTCAGCAATACACCCACTTCCTGCCCGATCACCGGGGCGGAAAGTGGGCGGCAGGCGAGGCCGTAATCGCGCATCTGCACCTCGCACAGGCTGGGTACGACACTGACGCCGAGGCCTACCTTGACCATCTGGCCGATGGTCGACAGCTGATTGGCCTCGGCCAGCAGGCGTGGCGTTTTGCCACAGTGGGCCAGGGCTTCGTCGGTCCAGCGGCGCACCGCCGAACCGCGGTTCATGGCGATAAACGGCGCCGCGGCCAGATCGCTCCAGCGCAGGCTCTTTTTCGCCGCGAGTGCGTGGCCTGCGGGCAATACGGCGATAAAACGGTCGCGCTCGAACGCCACGAACTCCAGTCCGCCCAGATCTTCGGGGCGGAAGGTGATGCCCAGCTCGGCGCGCCCGTCCAGCACGGCCTGGAACACCCGCTCCATGACGATATCTTCCAGCGCGATATTGATCTCCGGATATTGTGTGTGAAATCGCGCCAGCAGCGCCGGCAGCCGGTTCAACGCAAAGGCCGGTATCGCCGCCAGCGCCAGCTGGCCGTGCTGCAGGCGGAAGCGCTGCTGGATCGCATCCAGCGACTGGTCCCAGTTGTGCAACAGCTGCTCGGCGCGGGCCAGGAACTCGCGCCCCTCGGGCGTCAGTGCCAGCTGGCGGCTGTCGCGGCTGAACAGCGGCCCGCCGGCAGTCTGCTCGAGGTTGCGGATCGCCACCGACAGCGCCGGCTGCGAGATATGCAGCTGCGCGCTGGCCTCGGCCAGGCTGCGTGTGCGTGCAACGGTGGCGAAGGCGCGCAGTTGTTTGATGGTGGCGCTCACGGTCTCTCCACTGGCGATTGTTTCGCGGTTCTCGGGCGCGCCATGGACGCGGTTGGTTCTATGGTCACGCGCGCAGCCTGCGGAGGTTTCCACCGGAGCCGGCCGCTTCTCAATTCTTAATTAAAATTTAACAAATATAAGTAAGTTTAAAATAGTTTTAAGTGTCAGACCAAGGCATGATTGTCCTTCTCGCGCCAGCGCGAATAATAGTCAACCATTGTCGACACTGACTCCGAGAACAACAGACAAGGTCCGCCGAGATGAGTAACAACGCCCAGCCCCTGTGGCAGCCGAGCCCCGAAGCCGTCGCCGCCACCCAGATGGATCAGTTCCGCCGCCTGGTCAACGAGCGCTTCGGCCTCGACCTGGAAGACTACGCCGCGCTCTACCAGTGGTCGGTGGAGAGCCGCGAACAGTTCTGGAGCACCCTGTGGGATTTCGGCGAAGTGATCGCCAGCGCGCGTGGCGAGCGGGTACTGGGCAGCGACGTGATGCCCGGCGCCGAGTGGTTCCCGGACGCGAAACTGAATTTCGCCGAGAACCTGCTGCGCTACCGTGACGACAAAGTGGCGCTGGTGCAGCGGTTGGAAAACGGCAGCCGCCGCCAGCTGACCTACGCCGAGCTCTATACCCGGGTCGAGCGCCTCGCGGCGGCGCTGGCGGAGCGCGGTGTAGAGCAGGGCGACCGCGTGGCCGGCTTTATGCCGAATATCATCGACACGGTTGTCGCCATGCTCGCCACCACCAGCCTCGGCGCCATCTGGACCTCCTGTTCGCCGGATTTCGGTATCAACGGCGTTTTCGACCGGTTCGGCCAGGTACAGCCCAAGGTGCTGTTTGCCTGCGAGGGTTACTTTTACAACGGCAAGACTCTCGACTCGCTGCCGCGACTGCAGGAAATTGTCGCCCGTATCGACTCGATCGAACAGCTGGTAGTGGTACCGGTGGCGCGCAGCGCCGAG
This region of Microbulbifer sp. SAOS-129_SWC genomic DNA includes:
- a CDS encoding c-type cytochrome, translating into MKRLVWIYALLVTAALLMACSRGDAAPEPRAQAQGDGDAGPTAAAEIRQVYWRTCHSCHGAGVGGAPRAGDAAAWAPRLAQGMDTLVDHAVHGYRAMPPRGLCFDCSEAEFAALITLMSNGAEIAAPE
- a CDS encoding PadR family transcriptional regulator gives rise to the protein MTLAPDRLDKLVMEMRRGMLILAVLRALVRPHYGYSLRKQLSAIGLEIDEGTLYPLLRRLEGQGLLVSRWEQEDGRKRRVYCIGADGLTALQRMGDEWQKLNGVLEQLAEKS
- a CDS encoding Dps family protein; amino-acid sequence: MSKIDIGIDTKDRETIAGGLKRLLADSYTLYLQTHNFHWNVTGPLFRELHLMFEEQYTELAEAVDDIAERIRTLGVPAPGTYQAFAQLSSIEEVVEIPEAKKMVEILTHGHEQVVKTCRHVLKEAQQGDDESTVALVSDRMRVHEKTAWMLRAMSQ
- a CDS encoding lyase encodes the protein MRFPFTARQTRPALMIFLCAVFQPLWAAEPQSAAPAQKSLPNRLNLSEWEVPWRGRPRDPYVGADGDIWFCGQSGNYLGRFGPKSGIFKKFKLPEGAHPHSLVVDVKNRVWYAGNRSAHIGRLDPDTGKIKQFKLPAELRDPHTLVFNKVGNIWFTAQNSNRIGLLDTKTGKVLSVAPATAGARPYGIKLDAEERPWVALFGTNKLAHIDPETMALREVELPRADARPRRLEIDRSGNVWYVDYAEGYLGRYVPTTGAFTEWRLPGESPRPYGTALDDHGRLWIADTGVIPNRILGFDTATEKFFSASPVPSGGNIRYMYFDPKGGSFWFGVDSGFLAQGQPRK
- a CDS encoding LysR substrate-binding domain-containing protein, which gives rise to MSATIKQLRAFATVARTRSLAEASAQLHISQPALSVAIRNLEQTAGGPLFSRDSRQLALTPEGREFLARAEQLLHNWDQSLDAIQQRFRLQHGQLALAAIPAFALNRLPALLARFHTQYPEINIALEDIVMERVFQAVLDGRAELGITFRPEDLGGLEFVAFERDRFIAVLPAGHALAAKKSLRWSDLAAAPFIAMNRGSAVRRWTDEALAHCGKTPRLLAEANQLSTIGQMVKVGLGVSVVPSLCEVQMRDYGLACRPLSAPVIGQEVGVLLKSRGALSAPAAAFLSLIAG
- a CDS encoding NAD(P)/FAD-dependent oxidoreductase, whose product is MSHHIIIGGGHNGLVCACYLARAGKKVTVLERRSIVGGAAVTEEFHPGFRNSVASYTVSLLNPKIIDDLHLHEHGLQVKLRPQSNFFPLSDSDSLSFQRDFAETQREVARFSAADAAALPDFYAMLETVADVLREELLRTPPNVGGGLADLVRAGSFGLRAKKLSMAQRRDALDLFTKSATDVLDAWFENDHVKAAFAFDSIVGNYAAPSTPGSAYVLLHHVFGEVNGEKGAWGHAIGGMGAITQAMLKEALRLGVEVRTEAEVEEVLVEGGRAVGVRLTGGERLAGDRVIANVGPKLLFTQLVGDEYLSGEFRRRVRGYKVGSGTFRMNVALSELPDFNCRPGTRLQPHHQSGIVIGPTMDYLEQAYLDAKQFGWSRQPIVEILIPSTVDDSLAPPGQHVASLFCQQFAPQLASSLGEGASWDDQREAAADTIIDTVTRYAPNFRDAVIARQIHSPLDLERKFGLMGGDIFHGALGLDQLWCNRPLMGHADYRTPISGLYICGSGTHPGGGVTGVPGHNAAREILRDR